From Myxococcales bacterium, the proteins below share one genomic window:
- a CDS encoding DEAD/DEAH box helicase, producing the protein MADETNSLADVPSPFREALVARGFADLTLVQKAVLEASVEGVDLRVSSQTGSGKTVALGLVLAKLFLSEGLTPGKIPFGIVIAPTRELAAQVAGELSWLFEGVSARVVVVTGGTSGGAERRELSRGATIVVGTPGRLLDHLRRGSLDATAVRAVVLDEADRMLDMGFTEDLEAILDAVPEGRRTHMVSATFPREVLRLADTYQSNVVDVEGTRRGDANADITHVVHIVPSADRPAAMINVLLSAPDEATLAFTKTREGASELAAFLVRAGFSASALTGDMEQSERTRALESFRSGRTRILAATDVAARGIDLPDVTRVIHADPPGDPESYTHRSGRTGRAGRKGTSVMFVPPAEKEKVRRLLRRAGIYANLLPIPSSESVREAQAERLVAELSEPEGEVVGAHAKMADRVVAALAGKVDPDTLVRRLLLRVLAGSAEPRELSAPARAVRAPELDERGGDRPDARPARAPRVADGERPSKLSAPARDAAPRTAFEAAGRPERMRAPKPSDEVDFVAFRVTWGSRHGADVRRLMAMSCRRGDVRGADLGAILVGPDTSIVEVRADVADDFERASKKPDPRDPRVRFARTEHGRDSRPGEAPSSPYLPVLEDEPRPRPRWVGGNTRPKHPGKRPPPRR; encoded by the coding sequence ATGGCCGACGAAACGAATTCCCTTGCCGACGTCCCCTCTCCCTTCCGTGAGGCCCTCGTCGCCCGGGGTTTCGCCGACCTGACGCTCGTGCAGAAGGCCGTGCTCGAGGCCAGCGTCGAGGGGGTCGACCTCCGTGTGTCGTCGCAGACCGGCTCCGGGAAGACGGTCGCGCTCGGCCTCGTGCTCGCGAAGCTCTTCCTGTCGGAGGGGCTCACTCCAGGCAAAATTCCCTTCGGGATCGTCATCGCCCCCACGCGAGAGCTCGCCGCGCAGGTCGCGGGGGAGCTGTCGTGGCTCTTCGAGGGCGTCTCGGCGCGCGTGGTCGTCGTCACGGGCGGCACCTCCGGCGGCGCCGAGCGTCGCGAGCTCTCCCGCGGCGCCACGATCGTCGTGGGTACCCCGGGTCGCCTGCTCGATCACCTCCGGCGCGGCTCCCTCGACGCGACCGCCGTGCGCGCGGTGGTGCTCGACGAAGCCGACCGCATGCTCGACATGGGCTTCACCGAAGACCTCGAGGCCATCCTCGACGCCGTCCCCGAAGGGCGGCGCACCCACATGGTCTCGGCCACGTTCCCCCGCGAGGTCCTTCGCCTCGCCGACACCTACCAGTCGAACGTGGTCGACGTCGAAGGCACCCGCCGCGGCGACGCGAACGCCGACATCACGCACGTCGTCCACATCGTGCCCTCGGCCGACCGCCCCGCCGCGATGATCAACGTGCTGCTCTCGGCCCCGGACGAGGCCACGCTCGCCTTCACGAAGACCCGCGAGGGCGCCTCCGAGCTCGCGGCGTTCCTCGTCCGCGCCGGCTTCTCGGCCTCGGCTCTCACGGGCGACATGGAGCAGAGCGAGCGCACGCGCGCCCTCGAGTCGTTCCGTAGCGGGCGCACGCGCATCCTCGCCGCGACCGACGTCGCCGCGCGAGGCATCGACCTCCCCGACGTGACCCGCGTCATCCACGCCGATCCCCCCGGCGATCCCGAGTCGTACACGCACCGGAGCGGCCGCACCGGGCGCGCCGGGCGCAAAGGCACGAGCGTCATGTTCGTGCCCCCCGCCGAAAAAGAGAAGGTCCGCAGGCTGCTTCGGCGCGCTGGGATCTACGCGAATCTCTTGCCGATTCCGTCGTCCGAGTCGGTGCGCGAGGCGCAGGCCGAGAGGCTCGTGGCCGAGCTCTCGGAGCCCGAGGGTGAGGTCGTCGGCGCGCACGCGAAGATGGCCGATCGCGTGGTCGCCGCCCTCGCGGGCAAGGTCGACCCGGACACGCTCGTCCGCCGGCTCCTCTTGCGTGTGCTCGCGGGGAGCGCCGAGCCCCGAGAGCTCTCGGCCCCTGCGCGCGCGGTCCGCGCTCCCGAGCTCGACGAGCGCGGGGGGGACCGGCCCGACGCTCGTCCCGCCCGCGCGCCGCGTGTGGCCGACGGCGAGCGCCCCTCGAAGCTCTCGGCCCCCGCGCGCGACGCCGCGCCCAGGACCGCCTTCGAGGCCGCAGGTCGCCCGGAGCGCATGCGCGCCCCCAAGCCGAGCGACGAGGTCGACTTCGTCGCGTTCCGCGTGACCTGGGGCTCGCGCCACGGCGCCGACGTGCGGCGGCTCATGGCGATGTCGTGCCGGCGCGGCGACGTGCGCGGCGCCGACCTCGGGGCGATCCTCGTCGGCCCCGACACCTCCATCGTCGAGGTCCGCGCCGACGTCGCCGACGACTTCGAGCGCGCCTCCAAGAAGCCCGATCCCCGCGATCCGCGCGTCCGCTTCGCGCGGACCGAGCACGGGCGTGACTCGCGCCCGGGCGAGGCGCCGTCGAGCCCCTACCTCCCCGTCCTCGAGGACGAGCCGCGCCCGCGTCCGCGCTGGGTGGGCGGAAATACGCGCCCGAAGCACCCGGGCAAGCGCCCGCCTCCGCGGCGCTGA
- a CDS encoding RNA polymerase sigma factor has protein sequence MAQAPGEPMATPREKDAKTAEFTALFEAHLAYVWTTLRRLGVHERDLEDVAHETFLKVYAELDRFDRTRPAKPWLFAFALRKASDYRKLARHKTALFGDDEPGDATSENDEADARREREALVHEALSALDMEKRAVLVLADLDEQSMPDIAAALGIPLNTGYSRLRTARQELATAIRRKLARRGTPSSAHGGLP, from the coding sequence ATGGCCCAAGCCCCCGGCGAGCCCATGGCGACCCCCCGTGAGAAAGACGCGAAAACTGCCGAATTTACGGCACTTTTCGAGGCGCATCTCGCGTACGTGTGGACCACCCTCCGGCGGCTCGGCGTGCACGAGCGGGACCTCGAGGACGTCGCCCACGAGACCTTTCTCAAAGTGTACGCCGAGCTCGACCGCTTCGACCGCACGCGCCCGGCCAAACCTTGGCTCTTCGCCTTCGCCCTTCGAAAGGCCTCGGACTACCGCAAGCTCGCCCGCCACAAGACGGCGCTCTTCGGGGACGACGAGCCCGGCGACGCGACGAGCGAGAACGACGAGGCGGACGCCCGACGCGAGCGAGAGGCGCTCGTGCACGAGGCGCTCTCCGCGCTCGACATGGAAAAACGCGCCGTGCTCGTCCTCGCCGACCTCGACGAACAATCGATGCCCGACATCGCCGCGGCGCTCGGCATCCCGCTGAACACCGGGTACTCGCGGCTGCGCACCGCCCGCCAAGAGCTCGCCACCGCCATTCGTCGCAAGCTCGCGCGCCGAGGCACGCCCTCATCCGCACACGGAGGTCTCCCATGA
- a CDS encoding serine/threonine protein kinase yields the protein MANEGGLSGATLGGAYLVGALLGEGSMGAVYEGTQVALGRPVAIKVLKARGGQSRAALERFGREARSAAALGHPNIVQVTDFRPDFDPPFLVMERLSGESLRQAIAREGRLEAGRVARIGVQLLDALAAAHRARIVHRDVKPDNVFLTRLAGGTEMVKVLDFGVAKLVGDAPLTAHGALMGSPAYMSPEQGAGRDVDHRADLFSTGATLYHALTGHLPFAARSLGELLDWLATRPHTPPTTFVPGADPRLVAILDRALCKDPAARFADAGEMRAALDSLSQVRSTRHATPASSLPSALAASVAGDGRPSTEAPPPRAEGGAFAPEAHASTARASLPTAVWVALGVAVLGGVGGLGALVVTGALAWHLGAAPPAPPGGHGGADHEGTAHADAGHEGANHDDAGSEDGTWRELVETQDVHCKATRSAPFANGKAGTFAALGEREARGLGSQLAEMAEECTARCASPEATYIVRIYGNGQVTEANVVRGNPACADRDRCVDEAVREASIDAPPNGQEVVVELQCRFDMPRTP from the coding sequence ATGGCGAACGAGGGGGGCCTCTCGGGTGCGACGTTGGGCGGCGCGTACCTCGTCGGCGCGCTGCTGGGCGAAGGGTCGATGGGGGCCGTGTACGAGGGCACGCAGGTGGCGCTCGGGCGCCCGGTCGCCATCAAGGTGCTGAAGGCCCGCGGCGGGCAGTCCCGTGCGGCGCTCGAGAGGTTCGGGCGAGAGGCGCGCTCGGCGGCCGCGCTCGGCCACCCCAACATCGTCCAAGTCACGGATTTTAGGCCGGATTTCGACCCTCCATTTTTGGTCATGGAGCGTTTGTCGGGCGAGTCTTTGAGGCAGGCGATCGCGCGGGAAGGGCGGCTCGAGGCCGGCCGGGTCGCTCGCATCGGGGTGCAGCTCCTCGACGCGCTCGCCGCGGCCCACCGCGCGCGCATCGTTCACCGCGACGTCAAACCCGACAACGTGTTCCTCACGCGCCTCGCCGGGGGCACGGAGATGGTGAAGGTGCTCGACTTCGGCGTCGCCAAGCTGGTCGGGGACGCGCCGCTCACGGCCCACGGCGCGCTCATGGGCTCACCGGCGTACATGTCGCCCGAGCAGGGCGCGGGGCGGGACGTGGACCATCGCGCCGACCTCTTCTCTACGGGCGCGACGCTCTACCACGCGCTCACGGGCCACCTCCCCTTCGCCGCGCGGTCCCTCGGGGAGCTGCTCGACTGGCTCGCCACGAGGCCGCACACGCCCCCGACGACGTTCGTGCCGGGCGCGGACCCTCGCCTCGTCGCGATCTTGGACCGTGCACTCTGCAAGGATCCGGCGGCGCGCTTCGCGGACGCGGGCGAGATGCGGGCTGCGCTCGATAGCCTGAGCCAGGTCCGGTCGACCAGGCACGCCACGCCGGCATCGTCCCTCCCCTCCGCGCTCGCGGCGAGCGTCGCGGGCGATGGCCGCCCCTCGACCGAAGCGCCGCCTCCGCGCGCCGAAGGAGGCGCCTTTGCCCCGGAGGCGCACGCCTCGACCGCACGCGCGAGCCTTCCGACGGCCGTCTGGGTTGCCTTGGGCGTGGCAGTGCTGGGTGGCGTCGGAGGCCTCGGGGCGCTCGTCGTGACGGGTGCGCTGGCGTGGCACCTCGGCGCGGCGCCTCCCGCTCCGCCCGGCGGTCACGGAGGGGCCGACCACGAAGGCACGGCCCACGCGGACGCCGGCCACGAGGGTGCCAATCACGACGACGCCGGCTCCGAGGACGGGACGTGGCGGGAGCTCGTCGAGACGCAGGACGTGCACTGCAAGGCGACGCGTTCGGCGCCCTTCGCGAACGGAAAGGCCGGCACGTTCGCCGCTCTCGGGGAGCGAGAGGCTCGCGGCCTCGGGAGCCAGCTCGCCGAAATGGCCGAGGAGTGCACCGCGCGCTGCGCGTCGCCCGAGGCCACCTACATCGTGCGCATCTACGGCAACGGCCAGGTGACCGAGGCCAACGTGGTACGGGGAAATCCAGCCTGCGCCGACCGCGACCGCTGCGTCGACGAGGCCGTGCGCGAGGCGAGCATCGACGCCCCTCCGAACGGCCAAGAGGTCGTGGTCGAGCTCCAATGCCGCTTCGACATGCCTAGGACGCCGTGA
- a CDS encoding MFS transporter, translating into MSLTSRIRDKNIWLVYGAIFSVGIAYGLSIAIIPLFLDAHGFGKAAMGGLAAIFASGICLLSLPMGRILRRFSAKGTLVACLLGYAVCVSTFPFLKTFAAVSAARFFDGAFSVGVWVSCETVLLARAGKENKAFVTSLYAMSLAIGYVIGPILSKAIVAAFRFEAAFVLAGIIALVATGIATRLDGGIGGHEDEPREETPKGDVAPLSVDTERPLAWRTKTSLFATFAYGYFQSSAVLFLPLYLMKERGVAEKDTILVTAFFALGMLLFSNVAGKLGDKYGHLAVMRNLSAIGFLCVASFVFLSRFSLMCATVFVVGATLASISPVSLALQGAITKRHEIARANAIYNTFYAAGMLIGPPLSGMVFERIGGRTMIFHFSLLWLAFAVFATVFAKDDPAARRPTRAEV; encoded by the coding sequence GTGTCCCTCACCTCCCGCATCCGCGACAAAAACATCTGGCTCGTCTACGGAGCGATCTTCTCGGTCGGCATCGCCTACGGCCTCTCCATCGCCATCATCCCGCTCTTCCTCGACGCCCACGGCTTCGGGAAGGCCGCGATGGGGGGCCTCGCCGCCATCTTCGCGTCCGGGATCTGCCTCTTGTCGCTCCCGATGGGGCGCATCCTGCGGCGCTTCTCGGCGAAGGGAACGCTCGTGGCCTGCCTGCTCGGGTACGCCGTGTGCGTGTCGACCTTCCCCTTCTTGAAGACGTTCGCGGCCGTCTCGGCGGCGCGGTTCTTCGACGGGGCGTTCTCGGTCGGCGTGTGGGTGAGCTGCGAGACCGTGCTGCTCGCGCGCGCGGGCAAGGAGAACAAGGCCTTCGTCACGAGCCTCTACGCGATGTCGCTCGCCATCGGGTACGTGATCGGGCCCATTCTCTCGAAGGCCATCGTGGCTGCGTTTCGGTTCGAGGCGGCCTTCGTGCTCGCGGGGATCATCGCGCTCGTCGCGACGGGCATCGCCACGCGCCTCGACGGAGGCATCGGCGGCCACGAGGACGAGCCGCGCGAAGAGACGCCGAAGGGAGACGTGGCGCCGCTCTCGGTCGACACGGAGAGGCCGCTCGCGTGGCGGACGAAGACCTCGCTCTTCGCGACGTTCGCGTACGGGTATTTCCAGTCGAGCGCGGTGCTCTTTTTGCCCCTCTACTTGATGAAAGAGCGCGGGGTCGCCGAGAAGGACACCATCCTCGTCACGGCGTTCTTCGCGCTCGGCATGCTGCTCTTCTCGAACGTCGCCGGAAAGCTCGGGGACAAGTACGGTCACCTCGCCGTGATGCGGAACCTCTCGGCGATCGGGTTCCTCTGCGTCGCGAGCTTCGTGTTCTTGTCGCGATTTTCCCTCATGTGCGCGACGGTGTTCGTGGTGGGCGCTACGCTCGCGTCGATCTCGCCGGTCTCCCTCGCGCTGCAGGGCGCCATCACGAAGCGCCACGAGATCGCCCGAGCCAACGCCATCTACAACACGTTCTACGCCGCCGGCATGCTGATCGGCCCGCCGCTCTCGGGCATGGTGTTCGAGCGCATCGGAGGCCGCACCATGATCTTCCACTTCTCGCTTTTGTGGCTCGCGTTCGCGGTCTTCGCCACGGTGTTCGCCAAGGACGATCCCGCCGCGCGGCGGCCCACGCGCGCCGAGGTCTGA
- a CDS encoding SUMF1/EgtB/PvdO family nonheme iron enzyme has protein sequence MKRASVGLAAALSCVAGVALGGPTREPPEASRAQVANAVAVVSSVLAQAATGHAASQGSLEEAIRRYVPTTVHAVDEGTIPAKGSGTCPADMAKVAGAYCVDRYEGSLVERRADGTEVEVSPYGPLAPGRVLVARSVAGVVPMGYVSAADAEAACRNAKKRLCSPLEWRVACAGSKGTAYPYGPARAPGKCHDTGKSPMLTYHADTMSRGWGMTELNDPRANALEGGLDKTGASSACVNDYGLFDMVGNLHEWTSDPNGTFQGGYWLDTTLHGEGCAYRTVAHGVTYHDYSTGFRCCADLTP, from the coding sequence GTGAAACGTGCGAGCGTCGGGCTCGCGGCGGCGCTCTCGTGCGTGGCCGGGGTCGCCCTCGGAGGGCCGACGCGTGAGCCTCCGGAGGCGAGCCGCGCGCAGGTCGCGAACGCCGTCGCCGTCGTGTCCTCGGTGCTCGCCCAAGCCGCGACGGGCCACGCCGCCTCGCAAGGATCCCTCGAAGAAGCCATCCGGCGCTACGTGCCCACCACGGTGCACGCCGTCGACGAAGGCACGATCCCCGCGAAAGGCTCGGGCACGTGCCCGGCGGACATGGCCAAGGTGGCGGGGGCGTACTGCGTCGATCGCTACGAGGGCTCGCTCGTCGAACGCCGCGCGGACGGCACGGAGGTCGAGGTTTCGCCGTACGGACCGCTCGCGCCGGGGCGTGTGCTCGTCGCGAGGAGCGTCGCGGGGGTCGTCCCGATGGGGTACGTGTCGGCGGCCGACGCGGAGGCTGCCTGCCGCAACGCGAAGAAGCGCCTCTGCTCACCGCTCGAGTGGCGCGTCGCCTGCGCGGGCTCGAAGGGCACGGCCTACCCGTACGGCCCGGCGCGGGCTCCCGGCAAATGCCACGACACCGGCAAGAGCCCGATGCTCACCTACCACGCGGACACCATGTCGCGCGGGTGGGGCATGACCGAGCTCAACGACCCGCGCGCCAACGCGCTCGAGGGCGGCCTCGACAAAACCGGCGCGAGCTCCGCCTGCGTGAACGACTACGGCCTCTTCGACATGGTCGGCAACCTCCACGAGTGGACGTCGGACCCGAACGGCACATTTCAGGGCGGCTACTGGCTCGACACGACGCTTCACGGCGAAGGGTGCGCCTACCGCACGGTGGCGCACGGCGTCACGTACCACGACTACTCGACCGGCTTTCGCTGCTGCGCCGACCTCACCCCTTGA